One genomic region from Bacteroidota bacterium encodes:
- a CDS encoding cupin domain-containing protein, with product MKKSMNLFEDLNWENADDYFQGTQRKVLRDENGANTILLKLPKGFYRAPHSHLATEQHLVLEGEYMSNGKKFKKGSYQIYSAGDEHGPFESENGALILVIWDPLKIQK from the coding sequence ATGAAAAAATCTATGAATTTGTTTGAAGATTTGAATTGGGAAAATGCTGATGATTATTTTCAAGGAACACAAAGAAAAGTATTAAGGGATGAAAATGGTGCAAATACAATTTTATTAAAATTGCCAAAAGGTTTTTACAGAGCACCTCATTCTCATCTTGCTACTGAACAACACCTTGTTCTTGAAGGAGAATATATGAGTAATGGAAAAAAATTCAAAAAAGGATCTTATCAGATTTATTCAGCAGGTGATGAGCATGGTCCTTTTGAATCAGAAAACGGTGCTTTAATTCTAGTTATTTGGGATCCATTAAAAATACAAAAGTAA
- a CDS encoding ATP-binding protein, with protein sequence MKEIVVISGKGGTGKTSITASFAYLSGKDIVVADCDVDAADMHLLMKPDFKESEDFYSGEIAKIDQDKCTNCGDCANVCRFDAIPVINGEYIVDPLSCEGCGYCARICPVDAITNELQIVGEQYVSTTRVGSKMLHAKLSIGADNSGKLVAKVKDEAKKIAKNNNKDFVLIDGSPGIGCPVVSSITGANFVLLVTEPSVSGLHDLKRVYQIVKKFQIKAGCIINKSDINPKFVKEIKEFLNEEGIVHISNLPYDENFTKAMTIGQTIVEYDKGDLTKILTKSWNKIKGELL encoded by the coding sequence ATGAAAGAGATAGTTGTAATTTCAGGAAAGGGAGGAACAGGAAAAACATCCATTACAGCTTCTTTTGCATATTTGAGTGGAAAAGATATAGTTGTTGCAGATTGTGATGTTGATGCTGCCGATATGCATCTTTTGATGAAACCTGATTTTAAAGAATCAGAAGATTTTTATAGTGGTGAAATAGCAAAAATTGATCAGGATAAATGTACTAACTGTGGAGATTGTGCAAACGTATGCCGTTTTGATGCTATTCCTGTTATAAATGGAGAGTACATAGTTGATCCTTTAAGTTGTGAAGGATGTGGTTATTGTGCCCGTATTTGTCCAGTGGATGCGATAACTAATGAATTGCAAATTGTAGGAGAACAATATGTTTCAACAACAAGAGTTGGAAGTAAAATGCTTCATGCAAAACTTAGCATAGGTGCAGACAATTCAGGGAAGTTGGTTGCTAAAGTAAAAGATGAAGCAAAAAAAATTGCAAAAAATAACAATAAAGATTTTGTTTTGATTGACGGTTCACCGGGCATTGGTTGCCCTGTAGTTTCTTCAATTACAGGAGCTAACTTTGTTTTGTTGGTAACCGAACCCTCGGTTTCAGGATTGCATGATTTGAAAAGAGTTTATCAAATTGTAAAAAAATTCCAAATAAAAGCAGGTTGTATTATTAATAAATCAGATATTAATCCTAAATTTGTAAAAGAAATAAAAGAATTTCTTAACGAGGAAGGCATTGTTCATATTTCAAATTTGCCTTATGATGAAAATTTTACAAAGGCAATGACTATTGGACAAACCATTGTGGAGTATGATAAAGGTGATTTAACAAAAATTTTAACTAAAAGTTGGAATAAAATAAAAGGAGAATTATTATGA
- a CDS encoding ATP-binding protein, whose product MKIAIASGKGGTGKTTLSTNLAAYLSETEKVVLNDLDVEEPNSGLFIKGKLIHKEDKYKMIPEWIEDKCTLCGICQDVCNYNAIVQIDPKIIVFPPLCHSCYACSELCPEAALPMVPKKIGELKHFEYNKLSFIESKLDIGEEQAVPLIAQTQKYTDEHFSDDTIKLYDSPPGTSCPVIEATKDADFVILVTEPTPFGFHDLKLAIETMKALKKEFAVVVNRFGIGNDDVLDYCEKEKIPIIAKIPNSRKIAELYSHGELIYEKVPEVKLQLKAIKDYILKMIEGGKR is encoded by the coding sequence ATGAAAATAGCAATAGCAAGCGGAAAAGGAGGAACAGGTAAAACTACCTTATCGACCAACCTTGCAGCCTATTTGTCGGAAACAGAAAAGGTAGTTTTGAATGACCTTGATGTAGAAGAACCAAATTCAGGGCTGTTTATTAAAGGTAAATTAATTCATAAGGAAGATAAATATAAAATGATTCCTGAATGGATAGAGGATAAATGTACACTTTGTGGTATTTGTCAGGATGTTTGTAATTACAATGCAATTGTTCAAATTGATCCGAAAATTATTGTATTTCCTCCATTATGCCACAGTTGTTATGCATGCTCAGAGTTGTGTCCCGAAGCGGCACTACCAATGGTTCCTAAAAAAATAGGCGAGCTAAAACATTTTGAATACAATAAGCTTTCTTTTATTGAAAGCAAACTTGATATTGGCGAAGAGCAAGCTGTACCTCTGATAGCTCAAACTCAGAAATATACCGATGAACATTTTTCCGATGATACAATTAAATTATACGATTCACCTCCGGGAACATCTTGTCCTGTTATTGAAGCCACTAAAGATGCCGATTTTGTAATTCTTGTAACAGAGCCAACCCCTTTCGGATTTCACGACCTGAAACTTGCAATTGAAACAATGAAAGCATTAAAAAAAGAATTTGCTGTTGTTGTAAACCGCTTTGGTATTGGTAATGATGATGTTTTGGATTATTGCGAAAAAGAAAAAATTCCTATTATTGCAAAAATTCCTAACAGCAGAAAAATAGCAGAATTATATTCTCATGGAGAACTAATTTACGAAAAGGTGCCTGAAGTAAAACTACAATTAAAAGCAATTAAAGATTACATTTTGAAGATGATAGAAGGAGGTAAAAGATGA